A DNA window from Pseudodesulfovibrio thermohalotolerans contains the following coding sequences:
- a CDS encoding solute carrier family 23 protein, with the protein MSDVHSTEYNFKPKDALLGAQMLFVAFGALVLVPILTGIDSNVALFTAGIGTLLFQVVTKGKVPVFLASSFAFLPPLFAAQQGEFTYPEIMCGLVAAGVLYIIISLCIRFFGADFLHRLLPPIVTGPVIMLIGLILAPVAVNMALGHNGQVWLEPQIPSMIVAGVALLTTIMFSLLGRGWFKLIPILLGITAGYTCSLILDATGMTASMYDSFVASAVDGKIGGMGIAPGWTKP; encoded by the coding sequence ATGAGCGACGTTCATTCCACCGAGTACAATTTCAAACCGAAGGACGCGCTGCTCGGCGCGCAGATGCTCTTCGTGGCCTTCGGCGCGCTGGTCCTGGTGCCGATCCTGACGGGCATCGATTCCAACGTGGCCTTATTCACGGCGGGCATAGGCACCCTGCTGTTCCAGGTGGTCACCAAGGGTAAGGTGCCGGTCTTCCTGGCATCGTCCTTCGCCTTCCTGCCGCCGCTGTTCGCGGCCCAGCAGGGCGAGTTCACCTATCCCGAAATCATGTGCGGCCTGGTCGCGGCAGGCGTCCTGTACATAATCATCAGCCTGTGCATCCGCTTCTTCGGCGCGGACTTCCTGCACAGACTGCTGCCCCCCATCGTCACCGGCCCGGTCATCATGCTCATCGGCCTGATCCTTGCTCCCGTGGCCGTGAACATGGCTCTAGGCCACAACGGCCAGGTCTGGCTGGAACCGCAGATTCCGTCCATGATCGTGGCGGGCGTCGCCCTGTTGACCACCATCATGTTCTCCCTGCTCGGCAGGGGATGGTTCAAGCTCATCCCCATCCTGCTCGGCATCACGGCAGGCTACACCTGCTCCCTGATCCTCGACGCCACCGGCATGACCGCCTCCATGTACGATTCCTTCGTGGCCTCGGCCGTCGACGGAAAGATCGGCGGCATGGGGATAGCCCCTGGATGGACAAAACCCTGA
- a CDS encoding ABC transporter ATP-binding protein: MSNPVLNVSAVSKDFGGIRALDDVDLVVNDKEIVALIGPNGAGKTTFFNCITGIYTPTSGDVLIDPSADGHSRRINGKKPNIVTELGMARTFQNIRLFPSMTALENVMIGTHCRTKSSIWGAISRNRATRREEQAVIQKAYELLELVGLAEFVNELAMNMPYGKQRRLEIARALATDPFLLLLDEPAAGMNPQETRDLEELIVSIRERFNISIMLIEHDMKMVMSMSDRIYVLDYGRMIADGTPREIAANPEVIKAYLGEEHDD, encoded by the coding sequence ATGAGTAATCCAGTCTTGAACGTCAGCGCCGTGAGCAAGGACTTCGGGGGCATTCGCGCCCTGGACGACGTCGATCTCGTGGTCAACGACAAGGAAATAGTGGCCCTCATCGGCCCCAACGGCGCAGGGAAGACCACCTTCTTCAACTGCATCACCGGCATTTACACGCCCACGTCCGGGGACGTTCTCATCGATCCCTCCGCGGACGGTCATTCGCGCCGAATCAACGGCAAAAAGCCCAACATCGTGACCGAGCTGGGCATGGCCAGGACCTTTCAGAACATCCGCCTGTTCCCGTCCATGACTGCGCTGGAAAACGTTATGATCGGCACCCATTGCCGGACCAAGTCCTCCATCTGGGGGGCTATCTCGCGCAACCGGGCGACCCGCCGCGAGGAGCAGGCCGTCATCCAGAAGGCCTACGAACTGCTTGAGCTGGTCGGTCTGGCCGAGTTCGTCAACGAACTGGCCATGAACATGCCCTACGGCAAGCAGCGTCGCCTGGAGATCGCCCGGGCTCTGGCCACGGACCCGTTCCTTCTGCTTCTCGACGAACCCGCTGCGGGCATGAACCCGCAGGAGACCCGGGACCTGGAGGAGCTTATCGTCAGCATACGAGAACGGTTCAACATCTCCATCATGCTCATCGAGCACGACATGAAGATGGTCATGTCCATGTCCGACCGCATCTACGTTCTGGACTACGGGCGCATGATCGCGGACGGCACGCCCCGGGAGATCGCGGCGAATCCGGAGGTCATCAAGGCCTACCTCGGGGAGGAACACGATGACTAG
- the tatB gene encoding Sec-independent protein translocase protein TatB has translation MFGIGGPELLIICVVALIVIGPQKLPELLRSLGKGVAEFKRVGNEVKSTLDDEVTKAETEARKKEVDAELARRKAAKAKEEPAVEQAAEAAPAPEAESEEKKA, from the coding sequence ATGTTTGGAATAGGCGGACCAGAGTTACTGATTATCTGCGTGGTGGCGCTCATCGTCATCGGCCCCCAGAAACTGCCCGAGCTGCTTCGGTCGCTGGGCAAGGGCGTGGCGGAGTTCAAGCGTGTCGGCAACGAAGTCAAGTCGACCCTGGATGACGAAGTCACCAAGGCCGAGACTGAGGCCCGCAAGAAGGAAGTGGACGCCGAATTGGCCCGCCGAAAGGCCGCCAAGGCCAAGGAAGAGCCCGCTGTCGAGCAGGCCGCTGAGGCGGCTCCGGCCCCCGAAGCCGAGTCCGAAGAGAAAAAGGCCTAA
- a CDS encoding glycosyltransferase family 2 protein → MRETVTGLVLTYNGERLLEKCLKSLDFCDELLVVDSQSTDRTCEIAEQCGARVIVRPWPGPVDQFKFALGEIGTAWIISLDQDEFLTEELRQNILESLGKNERMAGYYVPRSSFYFNRFMKHSGWYPDYLFRVFRSGKMNVTASGAHYHFEPRGESRKLSGDILHYPYESFRQHMDKINYYAEEGAAALREKGRKGGVCRALLHAKMRFIKLYLLKLGFLDGTAGLCNALAGFYYTFQKYIRVEENGKWGDE, encoded by the coding sequence ATGCGCGAGACGGTGACCGGCCTGGTCCTGACCTACAACGGCGAGCGTCTGCTCGAAAAATGCCTCAAGTCGCTCGATTTCTGCGACGAGCTGCTGGTGGTGGACTCCCAGTCCACGGACCGCACCTGCGAGATCGCCGAACAATGCGGCGCGCGGGTCATCGTCCGGCCGTGGCCCGGCCCGGTGGACCAGTTCAAGTTCGCCCTGGGCGAAATCGGCACGGCCTGGATCATCTCCCTGGACCAGGATGAATTCCTGACTGAGGAGCTTCGTCAAAACATTCTGGAAAGCCTCGGCAAAAATGAACGGATGGCTGGCTACTACGTTCCCAGAAGCTCCTTCTATTTCAATCGATTCATGAAGCATTCCGGATGGTATCCCGACTATCTGTTCCGCGTGTTCCGTTCCGGCAAAATGAACGTCACGGCCTCGGGAGCGCACTATCATTTCGAACCACGCGGCGAAAGCCGGAAGCTCTCGGGGGATATCCTCCACTACCCGTACGAGTCCTTCCGCCAGCACATGGACAAAATCAACTACTACGCCGAGGAAGGCGCGGCCGCCCTTCGCGAAAAGGGCCGGAAAGGCGGTGTCTGCCGGGCCCTGCTCCACGCCAAGATGCGATTCATCAAGCTCTACCTGCTCAAGCTCGGCTTCCTGGACGGCACAGCCGGGCTATGCAACGCACTGGCCGGATTCTACTACACCTTTCAAAAATACATCCGTGTGGAAGAGAACGGAAAATGGGGCGACGAATAA
- the hisB gene encoding imidazoleglycerol-phosphate dehydratase HisB — protein sequence MRQATVARTTKETDIKLTLNLDGEGKVKVDTGIGFADHMLTLCAFWAGFDLELTCKGDLEIDTHHSLEDIALCLGQAFSEALGDKRGINRVASVKVPMDEALAEVVVDLSGRPYIVYDDALLPAIIAGDEKDVWREFLKSLAFKAGMNLHVKFEYGQNGHHLLEAAFKALGLALAQAATIGRKGVSSTKGSLD from the coding sequence ATGCGCCAGGCCACCGTGGCACGGACCACCAAGGAAACGGACATCAAGCTGACCCTGAATCTCGACGGAGAGGGTAAGGTCAAGGTCGACACCGGCATCGGTTTCGCCGACCATATGCTGACCCTGTGCGCCTTCTGGGCCGGGTTCGACCTCGAATTGACCTGCAAGGGCGATTTGGAGATCGATACCCACCACAGTCTTGAGGACATCGCCCTGTGTCTGGGGCAGGCGTTTTCCGAGGCCTTGGGCGACAAGCGGGGCATCAACCGCGTTGCCTCGGTCAAGGTCCCCATGGATGAAGCCCTGGCCGAAGTGGTTGTCGATCTGTCGGGCCGTCCGTATATCGTCTACGACGACGCGCTCCTGCCCGCCATCATCGCGGGCGACGAGAAGGACGTCTGGCGTGAATTTCTGAAATCCCTGGCATTCAAGGCAGGCATGAACCTGCACGTCAAATTTGAGTATGGCCAAAACGGTCACCACCTGCTGGAAGCGGCCTTCAAGGCCTTGGGCCTTGCCCTAGCCCAGGCGGCGACCATAGGCCGCAAGGGAGTTTCCAGCACCAAAGGGAGTCTCGACTGA
- the guaA gene encoding glutamine-hydrolyzing GMP synthase codes for MHDNRVLILDFGSQFTQLIARRVREAGVYSEIHPCNVDPERVKAFKPSALILSGGPSSVLEGGCPDLNMEYLQMGIPVLGICYGMQLMAHKLGGRVVASTDREYGRAQFTALNDSVLFDGVEEKDDLTVWMSHGDRVEALPEGFLPMGKTDSIEFAAMGDPARKFYALQFHPEVAHTTDGALILQNFLFKVAGLKATWSMASFVDTTIDALKEQVGDAKVVLGLSGGIDSTVAAVMLHKAIGKNLHCIFVDNGLLRMGEREEVIGFLAEHFDLNVKMVDASDEFLADLKGVEDPEKKRKLIGYKFIEVFDREAKAIEGVEFLGQGTLYPDVIESESFKGPSAVIKSHHNVGGLPEKMNLKLVEPLRELFKDEVRRAAYELGLPEHIIWRQPFPGPGLSIRIIGEVTEERLQILRLADKIVQNEMQASDWYRKVWQGFAVLLPLKTVGVMGDDRTYENVIALRIVDSLDAMTADWSRLPSELLARMSNRIIREVKGVNRVVLDISSKPPSTIEWE; via the coding sequence ATGCACGACAATAGAGTACTTATCCTTGATTTTGGCAGTCAGTTCACTCAGCTGATCGCGCGCCGAGTGCGCGAGGCCGGGGTGTATTCAGAGATTCACCCCTGCAACGTGGACCCCGAGCGGGTCAAGGCCTTCAAGCCCTCGGCGTTGATCCTGTCCGGCGGCCCTTCCAGTGTTCTGGAAGGCGGCTGCCCCGATCTGAACATGGAATATCTCCAGATGGGCATTCCCGTTCTGGGCATCTGCTATGGTATGCAGCTCATGGCCCACAAGCTCGGCGGCAGGGTGGTTGCGTCCACCGACCGCGAGTACGGACGCGCCCAGTTCACCGCCCTGAACGACAGCGTCCTGTTCGACGGGGTCGAGGAAAAAGACGATCTGACCGTGTGGATGTCCCACGGCGACCGGGTCGAGGCGCTGCCCGAGGGCTTCCTGCCCATGGGCAAGACCGATTCCATCGAGTTCGCTGCCATGGGTGATCCTGCGCGGAAATTCTACGCTCTTCAGTTCCACCCCGAAGTGGCCCACACCACGGACGGTGCCCTCATCCTCCAGAACTTCCTGTTCAAGGTCGCCGGTCTCAAGGCCACTTGGTCCATGGCGTCCTTCGTCGACACGACCATCGATGCTCTCAAGGAGCAGGTCGGCGACGCCAAGGTTGTGCTCGGCCTGTCCGGCGGCATCGACTCCACCGTGGCCGCCGTCATGCTGCACAAGGCCATAGGCAAGAACCTGCACTGCATTTTCGTGGACAACGGGCTGCTGCGCATGGGTGAACGCGAGGAAGTCATCGGCTTCTTGGCCGAGCATTTCGACCTCAACGTCAAGATGGTCGACGCCTCGGACGAGTTCCTGGCGGACCTTAAGGGCGTCGAGGACCCGGAAAAGAAGCGCAAGCTCATCGGCTACAAGTTTATCGAGGTCTTCGACCGCGAGGCCAAGGCCATCGAAGGGGTCGAGTTCCTGGGACAGGGCACCCTGTACCCGGACGTCATCGAGTCCGAATCCTTCAAGGGCCCCTCGGCGGTCATCAAGTCCCATCACAACGTGGGCGGCCTGCCCGAGAAGATGAACCTCAAGCTGGTGGAACCCCTGCGCGAGCTGTTCAAGGATGAAGTGCGCCGCGCCGCTTACGAGCTGGGGCTTCCCGAGCACATCATCTGGCGTCAGCCCTTCCCCGGTCCGGGCCTGTCCATCCGCATCATCGGTGAAGTTACCGAGGAGCGGCTCCAGATTCTCCGCCTGGCGGACAAGATCGTCCAGAACGAGATGCAGGCCTCCGATTGGTACCGCAAGGTCTGGCAAGGCTTCGCCGTGCTCCTGCCGCTCAAGACCGTGGGCGTCATGGGCGATGATCGTACCTACGAGAACGTCATCGCGCTGCGCATCGTCGATTCACTCGACGCCATGACCGCTGACTGGTCCCGGCTTCCCTCGGAACTCCTGGCCCGCATGTCCAACCGGATCATCCGCGAGGTCAAGGGCGTGAACCGGGTGGTTCTGGACATCTCCTCCAAGCCGCCGAGCACCATCGAGTGGGAATAA
- the hisA gene encoding 1-(5-phosphoribosyl)-5-[(5-phosphoribosylamino)methylideneamino]imidazole-4-carboxamide isomerase translates to MILFPAVDIKNGECVRLAQGKEDEVTVFASDPVAQARYWEDLGARYLHVVDLDGAFSGVPKNFELIKAICSAIDIPVQLGGGIRDIATARKYIEAGVHRLIIGTMALEDPDLFSDLCKALPGRIGVSLDAVDGKLKTKGWVEDAGLTIDDVLPRLEAEGICFIVYTDIARDGMQTGVNLDALAALCSKTSVPVIAAGGVHTLDDIKNLYPLSGKGLEGAISGRAIYVGTLNVKEANAWIDAQ, encoded by the coding sequence ATGATTCTTTTTCCCGCTGTCGACATCAAAAATGGTGAATGCGTCCGTCTGGCACAGGGCAAGGAGGATGAGGTCACCGTATTCGCCTCCGACCCCGTCGCCCAGGCGCGCTATTGGGAAGACCTCGGCGCGCGCTACCTTCATGTGGTTGACTTGGACGGTGCTTTCTCCGGCGTGCCCAAGAACTTTGAGCTTATCAAGGCCATTTGTTCCGCGATAGATATTCCGGTCCAGCTCGGCGGCGGCATCCGCGATATCGCCACGGCCCGGAAATACATCGAGGCGGGCGTTCACCGGCTGATTATCGGCACCATGGCCCTTGAGGACCCGGATCTCTTTTCCGACCTCTGCAAGGCCCTGCCCGGCCGCATAGGCGTCTCTCTCGACGCGGTGGACGGCAAGCTCAAGACCAAGGGATGGGTCGAGGACGCCGGATTGACCATAGACGATGTTCTGCCCAGGCTCGAAGCCGAGGGTATCTGCTTCATCGTGTATACCGACATTGCCCGGGATGGGATGCAGACCGGCGTCAACCTGGACGCCTTAGCCGCGCTCTGTTCCAAGACCTCCGTTCCCGTCATCGCCGCCGGGGGCGTTCATACCCTCGACGACATCAAGAACCTCTATCCCTTGTCCGGCAAGGGACTGGAAGGGGCCATTTCGGGCCGCGCCATTTACGTGGGCACTCTGAACGTCAAGGAAGCCAACGCCTGGATCGACGCCCAGTAG
- a CDS encoding uracil-xanthine permease family protein, with product MDKTLISLAPVQNAKLFAIPNFSMPTWSWEAVLYVVPIAIAPAIEHFGDVLAIGSISGKDYVKDPGIQNTMLGDGLATSLACMLGGPPNTTYSEVSGAVALTRAFNPAIMTWAAITAILLAFVGKLGGFLNTIPMPVMGGIMLLLFGAITVIGLNTLVRAQLDLLLPRNMIIVAIIMVFGLGGMVLNIGITDLKGIGLGAIAGVVLNLLLPCKDCNEENDPAEL from the coding sequence ATGGACAAAACCCTGATCTCCCTGGCACCCGTGCAAAACGCAAAACTTTTCGCCATTCCGAACTTCTCCATGCCCACCTGGAGCTGGGAGGCCGTCCTCTACGTGGTGCCCATCGCCATCGCGCCCGCCATTGAACACTTCGGCGACGTCCTGGCCATCGGCTCCATCTCCGGCAAGGACTACGTGAAGGACCCGGGCATCCAGAACACCATGCTCGGCGACGGCCTGGCCACCTCCCTGGCCTGTATGCTCGGCGGCCCGCCGAACACCACTTACTCCGAGGTCTCCGGCGCCGTGGCCCTGACCCGCGCCTTCAACCCGGCGATCATGACCTGGGCGGCCATCACCGCCATCCTGCTCGCCTTCGTGGGCAAGCTCGGCGGCTTCCTCAACACCATTCCCATGCCGGTCATGGGCGGCATCATGCTGTTGCTCTTCGGCGCCATCACCGTCATCGGCCTGAACACCCTGGTCCGCGCACAGCTCGACCTGCTCCTGCCGCGCAACATGATAATCGTGGCCATCATCATGGTCTTCGGTCTCGGCGGCATGGTCCTGAACATCGGCATCACCGACCTCAAGGGCATCGGCCTGGGCGCCATCGCGGGTGTGGTCCTCAACCTGCTCCTCCCCTGCAAGGACTGCAACGAGGAAAACGATCCCGCCGAACTGTAA
- the tatC gene encoding twin-arginine translocase subunit TatC, translating to MRSDKDDVKGPEEESLVETPVEPDEDPSLVDEEPVDSVGDGAGDTALDADESGAPDDLPESSEEGDGVPELSAAEPSEEGVDASEVSDEADAAAPEADGAGGGDGTDDPADGTVPAVPDEEPEEALDEDEEDDEDEELEDGEGAQMSLLDHLGELRARLTRAFIAVGVGMIACYSFAGQMFDILMQPMIDVFQKQAAANPLLTPEFYRDFGIVFQKMLTDNGFNHPEQMQIFMAALQKALMAVAKEGHFQYTYPAEAFFAHIKISIVAGLFLVSPYVFAQIWGFIAPGLYSHERRWMVPMALFSGLFFTGGALFGYFQVFPYAFDFFAGFSNEGIQFVPKLNEYLSFCLKLLFAFGLVFELPLFIFFLARLGLASSTGLRKKRKYAILCAFILSAVLTPPDPFTQCLMAGPLIVLYEVGVWVAFFFGKKEKRHLKKQAEAEAKAEAELDAAAEGDGEEPV from the coding sequence ATGCGTTCCGATAAAGACGACGTCAAAGGCCCTGAAGAGGAGTCTCTTGTGGAGACCCCCGTGGAACCCGACGAGGATCCGTCCCTGGTGGACGAGGAGCCTGTCGATTCCGTTGGGGACGGAGCCGGGGATACCGCGCTGGACGCGGACGAATCCGGTGCGCCGGACGACCTGCCGGAGTCATCCGAAGAGGGCGATGGCGTGCCCGAACTCTCCGCTGCCGAGCCTTCGGAAGAGGGCGTCGATGCTTCAGAGGTTTCCGACGAAGCGGACGCGGCCGCTCCCGAAGCGGACGGCGCGGGCGGCGGCGACGGGACGGACGATCCCGCCGACGGCACGGTTCCGGCCGTGCCCGACGAGGAGCCCGAAGAGGCGCTCGACGAAGATGAAGAGGATGACGAGGACGAGGAGCTTGAGGACGGCGAAGGGGCGCAGATGTCCCTTCTTGATCACCTCGGCGAGCTTCGCGCCCGCCTGACCCGCGCCTTCATCGCCGTGGGCGTGGGCATGATCGCCTGTTATTCCTTTGCCGGGCAGATGTTTGACATCCTCATGCAGCCGATGATCGACGTCTTCCAGAAGCAGGCCGCGGCCAACCCGTTGCTCACGCCCGAGTTCTATCGGGATTTCGGCATCGTCTTCCAGAAGATGCTGACCGACAACGGCTTCAATCATCCCGAGCAAATGCAGATATTCATGGCCGCCTTGCAAAAGGCACTCATGGCGGTGGCCAAGGAAGGTCACTTCCAGTACACCTATCCTGCTGAAGCGTTCTTCGCGCATATCAAGATATCCATCGTTGCGGGCCTGTTCCTGGTCAGCCCGTACGTGTTTGCGCAGATATGGGGATTCATCGCGCCCGGGCTCTATTCGCACGAGCGCAGATGGATGGTGCCCATGGCCCTGTTCTCGGGGCTGTTCTTCACGGGCGGCGCGTTGTTCGGCTACTTCCAGGTCTTTCCCTACGCTTTCGACTTCTTTGCCGGGTTCTCCAACGAGGGCATTCAGTTCGTTCCGAAGCTCAATGAATATTTGAGTTTCTGCCTGAAGCTGCTATTCGCTTTCGGCCTGGTTTTCGAATTGCCGCTGTTCATCTTCTTCCTGGCGAGATTGGGGCTGGCGTCCTCCACCGGACTGCGCAAGAAGCGCAAATATGCCATCCTGTGCGCCTTCATTCTGTCGGCCGTCCTGACTCCGCCTGATCCCTTCACGCAGTGCCTCATGGCTGGCCCGCTGATTGTTCTTTACGAGGTCGGCGTCTGGGTGGCCTTCTTCTTCGGCAAGAAGGAGAAACGCCACTTGAAGAAGCAGGCCGAGGCCGAAGCCAAGGCCGAGGCCGAACTGGACGCGGCCGCCGAAGGCGACGGAGAGGAGCCGGTTTAA
- a CDS encoding mechanosensitive ion channel family protein produces the protein MEFNIAQITDTLTSYMTQYGLRIVVALIIFVIGRIIAKAVANGSQRVMLKAKVDETLASFLRNIIYYALIAAVVIAALGQAGINVTSFLAVLGAAGLAVGLALKDSLSNFAAGVMLILLKFFRKGDYVTAGGVSGTVTAINIFNTVLTTPDNMVITVPNSAILGGTITNVTANDTRRVDLVFGIGYGDDLLKAKKTLERIVSEEPRVLAEPAPTIEVSELADSSVNFVVRPWCKTSDYWGVYFALTEKVKLVFDQEGISIPFPQQDVYMHAVDKN, from the coding sequence ATGGAATTCAATATTGCCCAAATTACCGATACCCTGACCAGCTACATGACCCAATACGGTCTCCGCATTGTCGTCGCGCTGATAATATTCGTCATAGGACGAATCATCGCCAAGGCCGTCGCCAACGGCTCGCAGCGCGTCATGCTCAAAGCCAAGGTTGACGAGACCCTGGCCTCGTTCCTGCGGAACATCATCTACTACGCCCTGATCGCGGCGGTGGTTATCGCCGCCCTTGGCCAAGCGGGCATCAACGTGACGAGCTTCCTGGCCGTACTCGGCGCCGCAGGCCTGGCCGTCGGCCTGGCGCTCAAGGACTCCCTGTCCAACTTCGCGGCGGGCGTGATGCTCATCCTGCTCAAATTCTTCCGCAAGGGAGACTACGTCACCGCAGGCGGCGTTTCCGGCACGGTCACCGCCATCAATATCTTCAACACCGTGCTGACCACTCCGGACAACATGGTCATCACCGTGCCCAACTCCGCCATCCTCGGCGGGACCATCACCAACGTCACGGCCAACGACACTCGCCGCGTGGACCTCGTTTTCGGCATCGGCTACGGCGACGACCTGCTCAAGGCCAAAAAGACCCTGGAGCGCATCGTGTCCGAAGAGCCTCGGGTCCTGGCCGAACCGGCCCCGACCATCGAAGTGTCCGAACTGGCCGACTCCTCGGTCAACTTCGTGGTCCGTCCGTGGTGCAAGACCTCCGATTACTGGGGCGTCTACTTCGCGCTGACCGAGAAGGTGAAGCTTGTCTTCGACCAGGAAGGCATCTCCATTCCCTTCCCGCAGCAGGACGTGTACATGCACGCCGTGGACAAGAACTAG
- the guaB gene encoding IMP dehydrogenase, whose amino-acid sequence MSKILDKALTFDDVLLLPGYSNVLPDAVDVSTYLTPEIKLNIPLISAAMDTVTESRMAISMARHGGAGVIHKNMSIREQAREIDRVKKSESGMISDPITVHPDDDLGKVKAIMSEYRISGLPVVKGDHLVGIITNRDIRFVRDDKPLVSELMTSRNLVTVPEGIDKEEAKRKLHQHRIEKLLVVDEENRLKGLITIKDIDKHNKYPDAVKDGRGRLLVGAAIGVGAECLSRSEALLHAGADFLVLDSAHGHSENILKSARSLRAAFPNLQLVGGNVATYEGAKALIEAGVDTVKVGIGPGSICTTRIVAGVGVPQITAVMEAGKATREADKCIIADGGIKYSGDVVKALAVGANSCMMGSVLAGTEESPGETILYQGRTYKQYRGMGSIDAMKKGSSDRYFQEKSKKLVPEGIVGRVPYRGKVGESLYQFIGGLRSGMGYTGSANIGELFEKSRLVQISSAGLRESHVHDVTITKQSPNYRGDS is encoded by the coding sequence ATGAGCAAAATACTTGATAAAGCCTTAACCTTTGACGATGTGCTGCTGTTGCCGGGATATTCCAACGTCCTGCCCGATGCGGTGGACGTTTCCACCTACCTCACGCCTGAGATCAAACTGAACATTCCGCTGATCTCCGCAGCAATGGACACCGTCACCGAGTCCCGCATGGCCATCTCCATGGCCCGTCACGGCGGCGCGGGAGTCATCCACAAGAACATGTCCATTCGAGAACAGGCCAGGGAGATCGACCGGGTCAAGAAGTCCGAATCCGGCATGATCTCCGATCCCATCACCGTCCACCCCGACGACGATCTGGGCAAGGTCAAGGCCATCATGAGCGAGTACCGCATTTCCGGCCTGCCTGTCGTCAAGGGCGACCACCTTGTGGGCATCATCACCAACCGCGACATCCGGTTCGTGAGGGATGACAAGCCCCTGGTTTCCGAACTGATGACATCCCGCAACCTGGTCACCGTCCCCGAGGGCATCGACAAGGAAGAGGCCAAGCGCAAGCTGCACCAGCATCGCATCGAAAAGCTGCTCGTGGTGGATGAAGAGAACCGCCTGAAAGGGCTGATCACCATCAAGGATATCGACAAGCACAACAAGTACCCCGACGCGGTCAAGGACGGCCGAGGCCGTCTGCTCGTCGGCGCAGCCATCGGCGTGGGGGCGGAATGCCTGTCCCGCTCCGAGGCCCTGCTGCACGCCGGTGCCGATTTCCTGGTCCTCGATTCCGCGCACGGCCATTCCGAGAACATTTTGAAGTCCGCCCGCTCGCTTCGCGCCGCCTTCCCGAATCTTCAGCTCGTCGGCGGTAACGTGGCCACCTACGAGGGCGCAAAGGCCCTCATCGAAGCCGGCGTGGACACCGTCAAGGTGGGCATCGGCCCAGGCTCCATCTGCACCACCCGCATTGTGGCGGGCGTGGGCGTCCCGCAAATAACCGCGGTTATGGAAGCGGGCAAGGCAACTCGCGAGGCCGACAAGTGCATCATCGCGGACGGCGGCATCAAGTACTCCGGCGATGTGGTCAAGGCACTGGCCGTGGGCGCGAACTCCTGCATGATGGGTTCCGTGCTGGCTGGTACCGAGGAGTCCCCGGGCGAGACAATCCTGTACCAGGGCCGCACCTACAAGCAGTATCGGGGCATGGGTTCCATCGACGCCATGAAGAAGGGCAGCTCGGACCGTTACTTCCAGGAGAAGTCCAAGAAGCTCGTTCCCGAAGGCATCGTGGGCCGCGTCCCCTATCGCGGCAAGGTGGGCGAGTCTCTGTACCAGTTCATTGGCGGCCTGCGTTCCGGCATGGGCTACACCGGTTCCGCCAATATCGGTGAACTGTTTGAAAAGTCCAGGCTGGTCCAGATTTCCTCGGCCGGTCTTCGGGAGTCCCACGTCCACGACGTGACGATAACCAAGCAGTCCCCCAATTATCGGGGCGACAGCTAA
- a CDS encoding ABC transporter ATP-binding protein, which translates to MLELKKVNSFYGNIQALYDVDLYVDRGEIITLIGANGAGKSTTLMTICGVVQARSGQVVYQEEDITRLAPNAIVRQGICQVPEGRLIFPELTVQENLDMGAFMRNNKAEIKRDIEYCFDLFPILARRRRQQGGTLSGGEQQMLAIGRALMARPSLLLLDEPSMGLAPLVVKQIFEIIKKVNSENNTTIFLVEQNANLALKIGHRGYVMENGKVVLSDTCDKLLANEQVKQAYLGL; encoded by the coding sequence ATGCTGGAACTCAAGAAGGTCAACAGCTTTTACGGCAACATCCAGGCCCTGTACGACGTCGATCTGTACGTCGACCGGGGCGAGATAATCACCCTGATCGGGGCCAACGGCGCGGGCAAGTCGACCACCCTGATGACTATCTGCGGCGTGGTCCAGGCCCGCAGCGGCCAGGTCGTGTATCAGGAAGAAGACATCACCAGGCTTGCGCCCAACGCCATCGTCAGGCAGGGAATCTGCCAGGTTCCGGAAGGCCGTTTGATTTTTCCCGAGCTGACCGTTCAGGAAAATCTCGACATGGGCGCGTTCATGCGCAACAACAAGGCCGAGATCAAGCGGGACATCGAGTACTGCTTCGACCTTTTTCCGATTTTGGCCCGGCGGCGCAGGCAGCAGGGCGGAACCCTGTCCGGTGGCGAGCAGCAGATGCTCGCCATAGGCCGCGCACTCATGGCGCGTCCCTCGCTGCTGCTTCTGGACGAGCCGTCCATGGGGCTGGCGCCGCTCGTGGTCAAGCAGATCTTCGAGATCATCAAGAAGGTCAACAGCGAGAACAACACAACCATCTTCCTGGTGGAGCAGAACGCCAACCTGGCTCTGAAGATAGGCCACCGGGGGTATGTAATGGAAAACGGGAAGGTAGTGCTCTCGGACACCTGCGACAAGCTCCTCGCGAACGAGCAGGTGAAACAGGCTTACCTGGGTCTATAA